From the Cryptomeria japonica chromosome 2, Sugi_1.0, whole genome shotgun sequence genome, one window contains:
- the LOC131051820 gene encoding probable methyltransferase TCM_000336: MALNTEKVLAMNGGQGKSSYARNSSLQGKFLRFLQPFLQECIAHMNITPCNKFAIADLGCSSGPNSLFIAHTISTEIQDKYMAMSLPKPELQVFFSDLPSSDFNLLFQSLPPPPKGDKQEEEEEDDNEKNGTIKTRCNYFAAGVAGSFYNRLFPKNSLHFVHSNFSLHWLSQVPAEIEDKRSRSWNGGRVFISKDGPVEVGEAYLRQFQKDFHSFLRARSEEVVAGGCMFLSLLGRPDECEDPRDQGPFATVWDILHASFNDMVIQGVIEEDKRDSFNLPFFSPSSLELRAEVEKEGSFTVKRIDYFSVLGQPRFETENIKDEDIGRMVANHSRAVLEGMISAYFGSEVVNPLYENFAKRAAGNASQVMESILHGGEFFVVLGRKQD, from the exons ATGGCGTTGAATACAGAGAAAGTTCTGGCCATGAATGGCGGGCAAGGAAAGAGCAGCTATGCAAGAAACTCATCGCTTCAG GGCAAATTTCTGcgttttcttcaaccttttctacAAGAATGCATTGCCCACATGAACATCACCCCATGCAACAAGTTCGCCATTGCAGATCTGGGTTGTTCTTCTGGACCCAACTCACTTTTCATTGCACATACCATCTCCACGGAAATCCAAGATAAATACATGGCGATGAGTCTACCAAAACCAGAGTTGCAAGTATTCTTTTCAGATCTGCCCTCCAGTGACTTCAACTTGCTTTTCCAAAGCTTACCACCACCTCCCAAGGGAgacaagcaagaagaagaggaagaagatgataatgaaaagAATGGTACAATAAAAACTAGATGTAACTACTTTGCTGCAGGAGTTGCTGGGTCCTTCTACAACCGTCTCTTTCCCAAGAATTCTCTCCATTTTGTTCACTCCAATTTCAGTTTACATTGGCTTTCACAA GTCCCTGCTGAAATCGAAGATAAGAGGTCGAGATCTTGGAATGGGGGAAGAGTGTTCATATCAAAAGATGGGCCAGTGGAGGTTGGAGAGGCATATCTGCGTCAATTCCAGAAGGATTTCCACAGCTTTTTAAGAGCCCGTTCTGAAGAAGTAGTTGCAGGAGGTTGCATGTTTCTGAGTTTGTTAGGACGTCCAGATGAATGTGAGGACCCCAGAGACCAAGGCCCATTCGCCACTGTATGGGATATTCTCCACGCTTCCTTCAATGACATGGTCATTCAG GGAGTGATAGAGGAGGATAAAAGAGACTCTTTTAatcttcccttcttttctccctctTCTCTGGAGTTGAGAGCCGAGGTGGAGAAAGAGGGGTCATTCACAGTGAAGAGAATAGATTATTTCTCTGTACTTGGGCAGCCAAGATTTGAGACAGAGAATATCAAGGATGAGGATATTGGAAGAATGGTGGCCAATCATTCCAGAGCTGTTCTGGAAGGCATGATTTCGGCTTATTTTGGAAGTGAGGTGGTGAATCCACTGTATGAGAATTTTGCAAAGAGAGCTGCAGGTAATGCTTCACAAGTGATGGAATCCATTCTTCACGGAGGAGAGTTCTTTGTTGTTCTTGGAAGAAAACAAGATTGA